The following nucleotide sequence is from Pedobacter sp. PACM 27299.
CTCATGGTCCATAATAAAATGGACCGAATCACCTCCTTTACCACAGCCAAAACACTTGTAAATACCCTTCGCCACAGAAACGTGAAAAGAAGGTGTTTTCTCATTGTGAAAAGGGCAATTCCCTATCAAACTGGTACCACGTTTTTTTAAAGACACAAAATCACCAACCACTTCCTCAATGCGGACGGTTTCCATGATTTTGCTGATGGTATCCTGATTAATCATTCTTTAATATTTTTTATTATCTCTTTCTCTAATCACCTTATTTTTATCCTTTTGTTTATTTCAACAGCGGGATCAATACTTCTGCAAGGGTCTGATTCCCTTTATCGTTCAAATGTACACCATCAGTCGTTAAAACTCCCTTGGCCACATCTGCTATATTATTTTTTTCCTCATAGGTTTTAAACAAATCCCTCAAGTCGCATAGTGGCAATTTATTTTTATTTGCCAGCTCCCTTATCGCTCCTGAATACTTATCCAAATCGGCATCCATTTCATTTGCTCCATTTTTCTTCTCCCCGATCACAGCAGGCGTACATAACACCACCTTTGCGCCACTTGCCTGAATCTTATTGATCAATGCCTGATAAAAGGCAATAAACTTATCATAATCGGTTCCTGTACGCATCGATTGCTTATGCCATACATCATTCACGCCAACATAAATCACTACCAGATCCGGCTTTTTTGCCAGCACATCCTCCTCCATCCGTAGGTAAAGATCATAAACCTTATTTCCACCGATGCCAGATCCGATGACTTCATATTTCAAAGGATTCAGAGACTTACGGATCAAGTCTACATACCCACCAGGCGCTACCCCCATCTGGGTAATAGAATCGCCAAAAAAAATAATCTTTTTAGGCTTAAAATTCATCGCAGTAGATACGACAAGCAGTACCATTGGTACCAGCAGGAGACTTAACTTTTGACTATATTTCATGAGTATTATTTTTTTGCAGCACGTGTAAAATCAAGATCCTGGAAATCGTAACTGAAATCCGTTAATGGAGAAACAGCAGCCATTTTCATACCGGAAGCTTTGCCTTCTTTATCTAAAGAGAAGATCGCAAATGCATCTGCATGCATACTTCGGTCTGTCCATTTCACTACAAAAGCATTTCCTTTATAAGGCAGCATTTCACCAGTCAATTTTGGGGAATTCAGAGATTGAAACCAAGGTTTACCATTTACTTTTTTAATGACGACCTCACCAAACCATGGGTCAACAAAAGAACCTTCATAAATGCTCAGGTCAACTTTTTGGGTATTCTTTTGCTGTTCAGCCGTGATTGCCGCCCAAACTTCATCAGTTACCTTTTTACTTTCTGCTTTATCTTCCGATGCATACCCTTTATAAACCGCAATTCTATCCTTCCCTTTGATGCCAAAATAACCATCTTTTATCGTGTTGGTAATGGAAGAAAAAGCATAACCGCTCTCCTGATTGGTCAGCACAATAATGCCCAGTTTCAGTTCTGGTATTAAAGTCACCTGCGTCACAATGCCACTTAAACCACCGGTATGCGAAACTTCTAATTTCCCGTTAATAGCGCTCAAAAACCAGCCCAGTCCATAACTGTTAAAAGAACCACCTGCGATAATCGTTTGCGGGCTCCACATTTCCCGATGAACTTCTTCACTGAATAAACTCTTGTTTAATCCCTCTCCATATTTGCCATTAGCCATCTGCATGATCGCCCATTTGCTCATCTCTGTCACATTAGACCAGATACCACCTGCAGCATTAGAAATCTCCGGAAAACCTTTACTGATTACCGTTAATTTTCCATCAATCAAACTATGTGCGTCAATGGAGTTTTTTTTATCTTTCAGGCGAGGATAATCACCGGCACTCTGGCTCATTCCTATAGGACGCATAATCCTGGTTTCGACAAAATCTTCCCAGCTCATTCCCGATACTTTTGCCAGTACCTCTCCTGCGACAATATACAGCAGGTTATCGTAATCAAATTTAGTCCTGAACCCAGAAACAGGTTTTAGGTAACGCATATTATGAATCAGTTCCCCCTTAGTTACCCGGTTAGCATCCGGAAAAATCATTAAGTCTCCTGCGCCTAAGCCTAAACCACTGCGGTGGGACAATAAGTCTCTTACAGTAAATTCCTGCGTTACATAGGGATTATACAGCTTAAATCCAGGAATCAGATCTACCACCTTATCGTCCCATTTCAGTTTCCCTTCATCTACCAATATGCCCAATCCTGCGGCAGTAAAAGCCTTGCTATTGGAAGCAATTCCAAAAAAAGTATTTTCATTGACTGGCTCCTTAGTGCTGATAGAACGAAGTCCGTATCCTTTGGAATGAATCACTTTTCCATCTTTTACAATGGCTACTGCAATCCCGGGTACCTCAAAAGCAGCCAGCGTCTTTTCCACCAGGCTATCCACCTGTTTACTGGTCAGTACTTGTGCCTGAACTACTCCTGTAAAAAGAACTACAAAAGAAAAGACGATGAACTTAATTTTATTCATAACAGAACAATTTGTCTAGCAAATATATTTTAAAATTCGGAAATCTATTTCCCGGTATTATAGTCCTTATGCACGATTAAAAAACTTGCCCGCTCTTCCTTTTTAAAAGGATAATCCCAATTGCCTTGATAGGTGATCTTCGTGGGCAGTTTTTCCCCTCCAAAATAACTCATTTCTATGTTCATCTGCACATTGAAATCGAACAGCATATTGCTGTATTTCATGTCCACATAACGGCCGAGGATTTCAAAAGAACGCTGATCAAAAATAGTGGTCAGCTCCTTAATCATCAAACCATCTTTGGTGCCATTGCTCAAGTCGGGTTTGATGGTCACCTTAAACCGATATACCGGAATAGAATCCAGGTAAGTCCCGCTAGCATAGCTATAATCGTAATACTGGCGCATATTGGCCGTAAATATCTGGGTTTTACTACCAATAAATGGCAAGCCTTTGATTGGTCTTCCAGGAGCAAAAATGAGGGTCTTTAATTTATCTTTATAACTCTCATTACTTTCGGCACCCTTACCAATAGTCATTGGTCCTTCAGACACAAATTCAGACTGATACGCGTTCATAAAGATATAATCGAACATCTCAATCGTATACAGCTGGTATTTACCATTTTTCTTGTACACCTTTCCCGTATCCTGTTTTACCAGGTATTCCATCTTGACTGGCCCTTTAGGGCTATGTCTGATCTTCCGGTAAATTTTGCCGTTTACTTTATTCTTTTTATCGTAGGTGTAAATTCTGTTTTCGGCGATGAACCCGTACTTCTTCATATTCCGAAAAGCCTGATAAAAGCTATTATCGGTAATGATGGCATTGATAAATGTCTCTACACCGAACTTTTGCGACACGATATTGACCGCAGAATCCAGCTGGATAGTTTTAATGGTATCCGGGTTAAAGCGCGGAATCTCCTGGCTAAAACCTTTTCCAAAAAACAAGGTGCAAAATGCTGTCAAAAGTATTTTTTTCATTGGGAAATTCGGGAAGAGTACACAAAAATTCAGGCCAATCCGGTGGTTTAACAACCGCAACCTAATTACCCAATTGCTTTAATGCAAGATAAGCCATTAGGCCAGTCGACAATTTTAAAGCATCCTCATCAATATCAAAGTTTGGTGTATGCACAGAATAGCTGGTTCCTTTTTCTTTATTTCCGGTTCCTAACCTGTAGAAACAAGCATCGGTTACCTGCGAATAGTAAGCAAAATCTTCCGCTGCCATCCAGATATCCAATTCCAGCACATTCTCTTTTCCTAAATAATCTTCTGCATGCGCACGTGCATTATCGCTCAATACCGGCTCATTGATCAGGTAAGGATAGCCATTCATGATGTTAAAATCACAGCTGCCACCCATACTTTCGGCAATACCTTCCGCCATTTTCTTCATCAATACTTTTGCTTCCTTACGCCATTCTTCATTTAGTGTTCTGAAAGTACCTTCCATTTTCACTTCATTAGGGATGATATTCGTAGCTCCATTTGCCTGCACCTTTCCAAAAGAAAGTACTGAAGGCAAGCGTGGATCTGCATTTCTGCTGACAATTTGCTGCAAAGCGATAATGATATGCGAAGCAATCACTACCGGATCAATATTCTGGTGCGGTTGTGCACCATGCCCACCTTTACCATGCACAGTTACGTATAATTCGTCCGTTGAGGC
It contains:
- a CDS encoding SGNH/GDSL hydrolase family protein; translation: MKYSQKLSLLLVPMVLLVVSTAMNFKPKKIIFFGDSITQMGVAPGGYVDLIRKSLNPLKYEVIGSGIGGNKVYDLYLRMEEDVLAKKPDLVVIYVGVNDVWHKQSMRTGTDYDKFIAFYQALINKIQASGAKVVLCTPAVIGEKKNGANEMDADLDKYSGAIRELANKNKLPLCDLRDLFKTYEEKNNIADVAKGVLTTDGVHLNDKGNQTLAEVLIPLLK
- a CDS encoding serine hydrolase; this translates as MNKIKFIVFSFVVLFTGVVQAQVLTSKQVDSLVEKTLAAFEVPGIAVAIVKDGKVIHSKGYGLRSISTKEPVNENTFFGIASNSKAFTAAGLGILVDEGKLKWDDKVVDLIPGFKLYNPYVTQEFTVRDLLSHRSGLGLGAGDLMIFPDANRVTKGELIHNMRYLKPVSGFRTKFDYDNLLYIVAGEVLAKVSGMSWEDFVETRIMRPIGMSQSAGDYPRLKDKKNSIDAHSLIDGKLTVISKGFPEISNAAGGIWSNVTEMSKWAIMQMANGKYGEGLNKSLFSEEVHREMWSPQTIIAGGSFNSYGLGWFLSAINGKLEVSHTGGLSGIVTQVTLIPELKLGIIVLTNQESGYAFSSITNTIKDGYFGIKGKDRIAVYKGYASEDKAESKKVTDEVWAAITAEQQKNTQKVDLSIYEGSFVDPWFGEVVIKKVNGKPWFQSLNSPKLTGEMLPYKGNAFVVKWTDRSMHADAFAIFSLDKEGKASGMKMAAVSPLTDFSYDFQDLDFTRAAKK
- a CDS encoding M20 metallopeptidase family protein, with translation MTMKDKIQTLALDIFDQVRGYRQHIHANPELSFKEFETSAYIKSHLEEWGIPYTEMANTGVVGLIKGDIPSDQIIALRADMDALPIIEANDKPYASKNPGVMHACGHDVHSSSLLGTAFILNSLKAEFAGTIKLIFQPGEEVLPGGASIMIKEGVLENPKPQAILGQHVMPLIDAGKVGFRSGIYMASTDELYVTVHGKGGHGAQPHQNIDPVVIASHIIIALQQIVSRNADPRLPSVLSFGKVQANGATNIIPNEVKMEGTFRTLNEEWRKEAKVLMKKMAEGIAESMGGSCDFNIMNGYPYLINEPVLSDNARAHAEDYLGKENVLELDIWMAAEDFAYYSQVTDACFYRLGTGNKEKGTSYSVHTPNFDIDEDALKLSTGLMAYLALKQLGN